One genomic segment of Kordiimonas sp. SCSIO 12603 includes these proteins:
- a CDS encoding RNA polymerase sigma factor: MQLSEQDIIKVIEANEGLLFKVAHQYCHDSNDREDLVQEMIIAVWKSANRYDPEYKLSTWMTRIAINVAVSHYRKNRKHKEATETIDDHSSIAAPDNFENSEQNHLLKQILQQETPLNRALVILYLEGNNQSEIAEILGISSSNVASKLHRLKTKFAKQHAQEKQTA, from the coding sequence GTGCAGCTAAGCGAACAAGATATCATCAAGGTTATTGAAGCGAACGAAGGCCTGCTTTTCAAGGTTGCTCATCAATATTGTCACGACAGCAACGATAGAGAAGATCTGGTGCAGGAAATGATCATCGCGGTATGGAAATCTGCCAACCGTTACGATCCAGAATATAAACTCAGCACCTGGATGACGCGAATTGCTATCAATGTGGCGGTTTCGCATTACCGTAAAAACCGAAAGCATAAAGAAGCTACTGAAACGATTGATGATCATTCATCAATCGCAGCTCCGGATAATTTTGAAAATAGCGAGCAAAATCATCTGCTGAAGCAAATATTACAACAAGAAACACCTCTTAATCGGGCGCTGGTTATTCTTTATCTCGAAGGCAACAATCAATCAGAAATAGCCGAGATACTGGGCATCAGCAGCAGCAACGTTGCCAGCAAACTACACCGGTTGAAAACAAAATTTGCGAAACAGCACGCACAAGAAAAACAAACAGCATAA
- a CDS encoding S24 family peptidase — protein sequence MMKQYLKQPPKTSYPVIHIDPEKSLKRSYQIDNRQALFGKMKDLPIRGRAQGGDDGNMIIEEQPIDWTFRPADLQGVHGAFAVFVTGNSMQPKYANQDIAYIHPHKQPRAGRHVLVETSSHAGFIKQFKRWDSDELVLQQYNPHKEIRIPRADVRRVMLVIGSIDA from the coding sequence ATGATGAAACAGTATCTGAAACAGCCCCCTAAAACATCCTATCCTGTTATTCATATTGATCCTGAAAAAAGCCTTAAACGCAGTTATCAAATTGATAATAGACAAGCCCTATTTGGCAAAATGAAGGACCTGCCTATCCGCGGCAGAGCACAAGGTGGTGACGACGGAAATATGATCATTGAAGAACAACCAATCGACTGGACATTCAGACCTGCTGATCTCCAGGGTGTACACGGCGCGTTTGCTGTATTTGTTACAGGTAATTCCATGCAGCCTAAATACGCAAATCAGGACATCGCTTACATCCACCCACATAAACAACCAAGAGCTGGCCGCCATGTGTTGGTAGAAACCTCAAGCCACGCCGGTTTCATTAAACAATTTAAACGCTGGGACAGTGACGAGCTAGTTTTGCAGCAATATAACCCCCACAAGGAAATCCGCATTCCAAGGGCAGATGTACGCCGGGTTATGCTTGTGATTGGTAGCATTGACGCTTAA
- a CDS encoding TonB-dependent receptor, whose product MSKVNKILRNSGRIAALLASTTLVSGAALATKRAAPPLEEQLEEIVVSSAYEGRKLGETILGTTILKKDEILRQLDGSIGETLRRQPGISSTFFGPGASRPIIRGLGGDRIRVLDSGLGSIDASSTSPDHAVAVEPALAERIEILRGTAMLQFGSSAAGGVINVFDGRIPVAAPEDGFEGAFRYGHSTVDNGDEFTGAFNLTLGDFGGTKVVLHADGLYRDTDDYDIPGFAESALLRAMEEEEEEEGHEEEEEAFGTVENSATETKGGSVGLSFLFENGFLGFNVRKLDSTYGVPGGHGHEEEEGEEHDEEEGEEEEELVSIDLDQTRFDLIGELDTNLGIFKKAKLRFGYADYEHQELEGDEIGTLFANEGWEGRLDLVENWSGDWRGTTGVQIRHREFSAVGEEAFVPPTTSNQYGFYTVKDYRTGAWHVDLGARYERTTYEVDGTNVERNFNGFSASAGVGYDLSEDAFLGVSVYRTERAPSTEELFSNGPHLATDAFELGDPDLGLETAFGIEATFTYATGPFSMVINGFITNYDDFIYEAATGEEEDGLTVFEFRAEDAKLYGFETKAEFHLGTASTDTFGDVDFHLDGQADLVRAKLDDSVASRNLPRIPPFRGLLGFDARSETFDFRTELEYAAEQNRTADFEIPTDDYVLWNAYLTVRPFENKGLSFELRGTNLTNSDARQHTSFLKDVAPLPGRNFKVSFRAEF is encoded by the coding sequence ATGTCTAAAGTTAATAAAATACTCCGGAACAGCGGGCGCATCGCTGCACTTCTTGCGTCAACTACACTGGTTTCAGGCGCCGCTCTTGCAACAAAGCGCGCTGCACCACCTCTTGAAGAACAGCTAGAGGAAATTGTTGTTTCAAGCGCCTATGAAGGCCGCAAGCTTGGCGAAACAATTCTTGGTACAACAATTTTGAAAAAGGATGAAATCCTCCGTCAGCTTGATGGTTCCATTGGTGAAACACTACGCCGTCAGCCAGGTATTTCTTCAACGTTCTTCGGCCCAGGCGCCAGCCGCCCGATCATTCGCGGCCTTGGCGGTGACCGTATCCGCGTTCTAGATTCAGGCCTCGGCTCTATTGATGCATCTTCAACCAGCCCTGATCATGCTGTAGCGGTTGAACCAGCTCTTGCTGAGCGCATCGAAATCCTTCGCGGTACTGCGATGCTTCAATTCGGTAGTTCAGCTGCTGGTGGTGTCATCAACGTATTTGACGGTCGTATTCCAGTTGCTGCACCTGAAGACGGCTTTGAAGGTGCATTCCGCTATGGTCACTCTACTGTAGACAATGGCGATGAATTCACTGGTGCTTTTAATCTGACACTCGGTGATTTCGGCGGCACAAAAGTTGTTCTGCACGCAGACGGCCTTTACCGTGACACAGATGATTATGACATCCCAGGCTTCGCTGAATCAGCACTTCTTCGTGCTATGGAAGAAGAAGAGGAAGAAGAAGGCCACGAGGAAGAGGAAGAAGCATTCGGCACAGTTGAAAACTCTGCTACTGAAACCAAAGGTGGTTCCGTTGGACTTTCCTTCCTGTTTGAAAACGGCTTCTTAGGCTTCAACGTACGTAAACTTGATAGCACATACGGTGTACCGGGTGGCCACGGACATGAAGAGGAAGAAGGCGAAGAACATGATGAGGAAGAAGGCGAGGAAGAAGAAGAACTCGTATCAATCGACCTTGATCAAACACGCTTCGATCTGATTGGTGAACTTGATACAAACCTTGGCATCTTCAAAAAAGCGAAGCTTCGCTTCGGTTATGCTGACTATGAGCACCAAGAGCTTGAAGGTGATGAAATCGGCACCCTATTCGCCAACGAAGGTTGGGAAGGTCGTCTTGATCTTGTAGAAAACTGGTCTGGTGACTGGCGCGGTACAACAGGCGTTCAAATTCGCCACCGCGAGTTCTCTGCTGTTGGTGAGGAAGCTTTTGTTCCACCAACAACAAGCAACCAGTATGGTTTCTATACAGTAAAAGATTACCGCACTGGTGCATGGCACGTTGACTTGGGCGCCCGCTACGAACGCACGACTTATGAAGTTGATGGCACGAATGTTGAGCGCAACTTCAATGGTTTCAGCGCATCTGCTGGCGTTGGTTATGATCTATCTGAAGATGCCTTCCTTGGTGTTTCTGTATACCGTACAGAGCGTGCACCATCGACAGAAGAACTCTTCTCTAATGGCCCACACCTTGCGACAGATGCATTTGAACTAGGCGACCCGGACCTTGGCTTGGAGACTGCTTTTGGTATTGAAGCAACCTTCACTTATGCCACAGGTCCATTCAGCATGGTTATCAATGGCTTCATCACAAACTATGATGATTTCATTTATGAAGCAGCAACTGGCGAAGAAGAAGATGGCCTTACTGTCTTTGAATTCAGAGCTGAAGACGCAAAACTTTATGGCTTCGAAACAAAAGCTGAATTCCACCTTGGTACAGCATCAACTGACACATTCGGCGATGTTGATTTTCACCTTGATGGCCAAGCCGACCTAGTACGCGCGAAACTTGATGATAGCGTAGCATCTCGCAACCTGCCTCGCATCCCGCCCTTCCGTGGTTTGCTTGGTTTTGATGCACGTTCAGAAACATTCGATTTCCGCACGGAACTTGAATATGCCGCAGAACAAAACCGTACCGCTGACTTTGAAATTCCTACAGACGATTATGTACTTTGGAATGCATATTTGACAGTACGTCCGTTCGAAAACAAAGGTCTTTCCTTCGAACTACGCGGTACAAACCTTACAAATTCTGACGCGCGTCAGCACACAAGCTTCCTTAAGGATGTAGCACCACTACCAGGCCGCAACTTCAAGGTTTCTTTCCGCGCAGAATTCTAA
- a CDS encoding DUF6702 family protein → MRVFLASVLMIIVGVLSAPTFAHQQKTAISRVFFNPRTQNIEVEHRFYIHDAEHAVKQLFDRNADILSKEETRSTFADYVAKTFTIAGADGTVIPLEDVGYEMDGRYFWVYQEAKPQSELAGLLVKSDTLREVWPSQINTVNIEGNGDIQTVTFEGDAEVLGVDFDGN, encoded by the coding sequence ATGCGCGTTTTTCTAGCATCAGTTTTGATGATTATTGTGGGGGTGCTGAGCGCCCCCACTTTTGCTCACCAGCAGAAAACAGCGATTTCTCGGGTTTTCTTTAACCCCCGCACCCAGAATATTGAAGTAGAACACCGTTTCTATATTCACGATGCGGAGCATGCTGTGAAACAGCTGTTTGACAGGAATGCAGATATCCTTAGCAAGGAAGAGACACGCTCCACCTTTGCTGATTATGTGGCGAAGACGTTTACTATAGCGGGCGCTGACGGCACAGTAATACCGCTTGAAGATGTTGGTTATGAAATGGATGGCCGATATTTTTGGGTATATCAGGAAGCAAAGCCGCAATCAGAATTGGCTGGACTTCTAGTGAAAAGTGATACGCTTAGGGAAGTTTGGCCTTCACAGATTAATACTGTGAATATCGAGGGTAATGGGGATATACAGACCGTTACGTTTGAAGGTGATGCCGAAGTTCTTGGTGTCGACTTTGACGGTAACTAA
- a CDS encoding low specificity L-threonine aldolase, which produces MEQNGFDKELFTSGDAANLLQQKIAELFGKEAALWFPTGTMAQAVAGRIYAEHAGHNTIQLHPTSHLLLHEADGYERAHSLQAEIYSDWTSTVSHEQLNPAAAGIFIELPQRHNGSLLPTWEELNAVKKKARECNLPLHMDGARIWACRDYYQNRSYAEIAEGFSSIYVSLYKDIGAIGGAVLIGDKDFIKEAEIWQHRLGGLMIEPWPMICDALRLLDTRLQQMPEFIQHAKAMVTALQDIPNLKISPNEPHTNMFHIDLPCSAENAEVARDKAATETGVWLGNRFWEYEGPNKCSLEITVGEKALALEIDAFKKAVTTMATAL; this is translated from the coding sequence ATGGAACAGAATGGCTTTGATAAAGAGCTTTTCACCTCCGGTGATGCAGCAAACTTATTACAGCAAAAGATAGCAGAACTATTCGGTAAAGAAGCAGCCTTATGGTTTCCTACTGGCACTATGGCTCAGGCCGTTGCCGGGCGGATTTATGCCGAGCACGCTGGCCATAATACTATCCAACTACACCCAACTTCACACCTTTTGCTTCATGAAGCAGATGGCTATGAGCGGGCACACAGTCTTCAAGCGGAAATATACAGCGACTGGACATCAACAGTTTCTCATGAGCAACTTAACCCAGCTGCTGCTGGTATATTCATTGAGCTACCGCAACGCCATAACGGCAGTTTGCTTCCAACTTGGGAAGAACTTAATGCTGTTAAGAAAAAAGCGAGGGAATGTAACCTACCCTTGCATATGGACGGCGCTCGCATCTGGGCATGCCGCGATTATTACCAGAATCGCAGTTATGCTGAAATTGCAGAAGGTTTTAGTTCTATCTATGTCTCGCTTTATAAAGACATTGGCGCAATCGGTGGGGCTGTTCTGATTGGTGATAAAGACTTCATCAAAGAGGCAGAGATTTGGCAGCACCGCCTTGGCGGTTTGATGATAGAGCCTTGGCCAATGATTTGTGATGCTCTTCGCCTTCTTGATACACGGCTTCAGCAAATGCCTGAGTTCATTCAGCATGCAAAAGCAATGGTTACTGCCCTTCAAGATATTCCGAACCTGAAGATCAGCCCAAACGAACCGCATACCAATATGTTTCATATTGACCTTCCTTGCAGCGCTGAAAATGCAGAGGTAGCAAGAGATAAAGCCGCAACTGAAACAGGTGTTTGGCTCGGCAATCGCTTTTGGGAATACGAAGGCCCGAACAAATGTTCACTTGAGATTACCGTTGGAGAGAAAGCTCTAGCGCTGGAAATTGATGCTTTCAAAAAGGCTGTTACCACCATGGCCACAGCTCTTTAA
- a CDS encoding M1 family metallopeptidase, which yields MVGATLALVSSSAVYADAVKQTKGKYEDKFRQLEEILPTPNVYRNAAGEPGHAYWQQKVDYDIKANLDEAKRRITATEDITYTNNSPDTLKYLWLQLDQNIFKPDSIANMANNFGGIGRRGPAAAAGDASRPARLSLGELRRQQYLTDNEVGYDIQAVTANGKALKHTIVGTLMRVDLPTPLKPGKSTEFTVQWAFNIVEEDAVSARSGYEHFPDDEREGGNDIFLLAQWFPRLVAYTDYEAWTNKEFLGRGEFTLEFGDYEVEMTVPADHIVSSTGVLQNPKEVLTAEQRSRLEEAKTAKRPVFVVTAEEALENEKEGTTDTKTWKFEAENVRDFAWASSRKFMWDAKGYQQGGNDMPFVMAMSFYPKEGGDLWKKYSTESIIHTMEVYSRFSFDYPDPVAQSVNGPVGGMEYPMITFNGPRTTLQDDGSRTYSLAEKRFLIGVVIHEVGHNYFPMIVNSDERQWTWMDEGLNSFLDGVAGREWDPTIPWGVEPRDITGYMKSNTQVPIMTQSDSVLRLGPNAYTKPAAALNILRETILGRELFDYAFKEYSMRWKHKRPTPSDFFRTMEEASGVDLDWFWRGWFFSTDHVDISLDRIYKMRMDTKDPDIDYARRREEEHAKPTSLTNIRNKEVGKTWVELNPDVKDFHDENDRWTVTNQQRNKYNSFLKGLKPWERKVFDRAVSEDKNYYVLEFSNKGGLVMPIILGLTYADGTTEKQYIPAEIWRRTPDAVKKLIVTDKDKELVQVVVDPDWETADTDVENNHYPRRIVPSRVETYKRSRSSSLAGRDLMQEATTKLKKDEKKDEKTSEKKEGDAS from the coding sequence ATGGTGGGTGCTACGCTCGCTCTCGTAAGCAGTTCTGCTGTTTATGCTGATGCGGTGAAGCAAACCAAGGGGAAGTATGAGGATAAATTCCGCCAGTTGGAAGAAATTCTACCAACCCCTAACGTGTACCGTAATGCCGCTGGTGAACCTGGCCATGCATATTGGCAGCAAAAGGTTGACTATGACATCAAGGCAAACCTTGATGAAGCAAAGCGCCGTATTACTGCGACAGAAGACATTACCTATACAAATAATTCGCCTGACACACTGAAGTATCTGTGGCTGCAGCTTGATCAAAATATTTTCAAGCCAGACAGTATTGCCAATATGGCAAACAACTTTGGTGGTATTGGCCGCCGCGGTCCTGCTGCGGCAGCTGGTGACGCTAGCCGTCCAGCTCGCCTGAGCCTTGGTGAACTTCGCCGTCAGCAGTATCTGACTGACAATGAAGTTGGTTATGATATCCAGGCTGTAACAGCAAACGGTAAGGCACTTAAGCACACAATCGTTGGCACGCTAATGCGTGTTGATCTGCCAACACCGCTTAAGCCGGGCAAAAGCACAGAGTTTACTGTGCAGTGGGCTTTCAATATTGTTGAAGAAGATGCTGTGTCAGCTCGTTCTGGTTACGAGCACTTCCCTGATGATGAGCGTGAAGGCGGTAATGATATCTTCCTTCTGGCTCAGTGGTTCCCACGTCTTGTTGCTTATACAGATTATGAAGCGTGGACAAACAAAGAGTTCCTTGGTCGCGGTGAATTCACACTTGAATTTGGTGACTATGAAGTGGAAATGACAGTTCCGGCTGATCATATCGTTTCCTCTACAGGTGTTCTTCAAAACCCGAAAGAAGTGTTGACTGCGGAGCAGCGCTCACGTCTTGAAGAAGCAAAAACTGCGAAACGTCCAGTATTTGTTGTGACAGCCGAAGAAGCGCTTGAGAACGAAAAAGAAGGTACAACAGATACAAAAACTTGGAAGTTTGAAGCTGAAAACGTACGTGATTTCGCGTGGGCTTCTTCTCGTAAGTTTATGTGGGATGCCAAAGGCTACCAGCAGGGCGGTAACGATATGCCGTTCGTTATGGCAATGTCTTTCTATCCGAAAGAAGGCGGTGACCTGTGGAAGAAATACTCAACAGAGTCAATCATCCACACAATGGAAGTTTATAGCCGTTTCTCTTTCGATTACCCAGATCCTGTAGCTCAGTCTGTAAACGGCCCTGTTGGTGGTATGGAATACCCAATGATCACCTTCAATGGTCCGCGTACAACACTTCAAGACGACGGTTCGCGCACATATTCTCTTGCCGAGAAGCGTTTTCTTATCGGTGTGGTAATTCACGAAGTTGGCCATAACTATTTCCCAATGATCGTGAACTCTGATGAGCGTCAGTGGACATGGATGGATGAAGGTTTGAACAGCTTCCTTGATGGTGTTGCTGGCCGTGAATGGGATCCAACTATTCCTTGGGGCGTTGAGCCACGCGATATTACTGGTTACATGAAGTCCAACACACAAGTGCCAATCATGACACAGTCTGATAGTGTGCTTCGTCTTGGCCCGAATGCTTATACAAAGCCAGCTGCTGCGCTTAACATTCTGCGTGAAACTATTCTTGGTCGCGAACTATTTGATTATGCGTTCAAAGAATACTCTATGCGCTGGAAGCATAAGCGCCCGACACCGTCTGATTTCTTCCGTACGATGGAAGAAGCTTCAGGTGTTGATCTGGACTGGTTCTGGCGTGGTTGGTTCTTCTCTACAGACCATGTAGATATCTCACTAGACCGTATCTACAAGATGCGTATGGATACTAAAGATCCAGATATCGATTATGCACGTCGCCGTGAAGAAGAGCATGCGAAACCAACATCACTTACGAACATCCGTAACAAAGAGGTTGGTAAAACATGGGTTGAGCTAAATCCTGATGTGAAAGACTTTCACGACGAAAATGATCGCTGGACAGTAACAAACCAGCAGCGCAACAAATACAATAGCTTCCTTAAAGGTCTGAAGCCTTGGGAGCGTAAAGTGTTTGACCGTGCTGTATCAGAAGACAAGAACTATTACGTTCTTGAGTTCTCTAACAAGGGTGGCCTTGTAATGCCGATTATTCTCGGTCTTACATATGCTGACGGTACAACAGAGAAGCAGTATATCCCTGCTGAAATCTGGCGCCGTACACCTGATGCGGTTAAGAAGCTGATTGTAACAGACAAAGATAAAGAGCTGGTACAAGTGGTTGTTGACCCTGATTGGGAAACTGCTGATACAGATGTGGAAAATAACCATTATCCACGTCGTATCGTTCCTTCACGTGTTGAAACATATAAGCGTAGCCGTAGCTCAAGCCTTGCAGGTCGTGACCTGATGCAGGAAGCTACAACAAAGCTTAAGAAGGACGAGAAGAAAGACGAAAAAACTTCTGAGAAAAAAGAAGGTGACGCAAGCTAA
- a CDS encoding EAL domain-containing protein, protein MGELVETHYDRMAGLYEALAPMVIELDADDNITLVVGKAGMLLNADENELMSSHFEEHLHEKDLPIWRLLRHKITQVKHIGPLPLRLRNPDDKTQAFEVIVARCNSVAGRLHLSLTPYQGKISFGESRRPSSNAARNFSKDDFSKLAKKLTAYGEASSVSATEALLQLAGVEDVQDSPESNLMALYSLLHSAASEEIAAVKRKEMAEEVSKERPSQTKETNTEVGMKAAVRGAYQKTGSEVNYVTVGGEDGISEQDAVKAAVYAMKKAATSGGVRTMEALTGGYEKRLETVRGQLKAFKKIVLQERFEIALQPIVNIADGSLHHFEALTRFDNEYYSGTPYDFMRFAEGVGVIQEFDLAMVMKCVSLLKRMKRMGYNIGVAVNLSGRSIQSPSFLRHFFRILEDCSDIRDLLMFELTESSQIDDLETTNSTLSRIRDFGHKVALDDFGAGAAGIQYLRVLKVDVVKIDGIYIRKGIENQENRSFLRSMAELCNGLGIETVGECVENEEQRDFLSEIGITYAQGWLYGKPLPVDEALKAIPSRYT, encoded by the coding sequence ATGGGCGAACTGGTAGAGACACATTATGATCGTATGGCAGGGCTTTATGAAGCCTTGGCGCCTATGGTTATAGAGCTTGATGCAGATGATAATATTACGTTGGTTGTTGGAAAGGCGGGAATGCTTTTGAATGCCGACGAAAATGAATTGATGTCTTCTCATTTTGAAGAGCATCTTCATGAGAAGGACTTACCTATTTGGCGTTTGCTTCGCCACAAAATTACGCAAGTGAAACATATTGGCCCTTTACCGCTGCGTCTCAGGAACCCCGACGATAAAACACAGGCGTTTGAGGTTATTGTTGCGCGCTGCAATAGCGTTGCCGGTCGTTTGCATCTCTCTCTTACCCCGTATCAAGGTAAAATAAGCTTTGGTGAAAGCAGAAGGCCATCCAGTAACGCGGCGCGTAATTTCAGCAAAGACGATTTTTCCAAGCTTGCAAAAAAACTAACCGCCTACGGTGAGGCTTCGAGTGTTTCTGCAACAGAGGCATTGTTGCAGCTTGCTGGTGTTGAAGATGTTCAGGATAGCCCCGAAAGTAATTTAATGGCGCTTTATTCTCTCCTGCATAGTGCTGCTTCAGAGGAAATAGCCGCTGTTAAGCGAAAAGAAATGGCGGAAGAAGTAAGTAAAGAAAGGCCGTCACAGACTAAAGAAACTAATACTGAAGTTGGAATGAAGGCTGCAGTACGTGGTGCGTATCAGAAAACTGGTTCTGAAGTGAATTATGTTACTGTTGGCGGTGAAGATGGGATATCTGAGCAGGATGCAGTGAAGGCGGCAGTATATGCTATGAAAAAGGCAGCCACCTCGGGCGGTGTCAGGACTATGGAGGCCTTAACTGGAGGTTATGAAAAGCGTTTGGAAACGGTGCGTGGGCAACTGAAAGCTTTTAAAAAGATTGTCCTTCAGGAACGTTTTGAAATTGCCCTTCAGCCAATCGTTAATATTGCAGATGGTAGCCTGCATCACTTTGAGGCCCTGACAAGATTCGACAATGAATATTACAGCGGCACACCATATGACTTTATGCGCTTTGCTGAGGGAGTTGGCGTGATCCAGGAGTTTGACCTGGCCATGGTAATGAAGTGTGTTTCACTCCTTAAGCGCATGAAACGAATGGGGTATAATATTGGCGTGGCTGTAAACCTTTCTGGTCGATCTATACAGTCTCCTTCCTTTTTAAGGCATTTCTTTCGAATTCTGGAGGATTGTAGCGATATCAGAGATCTCCTGATGTTTGAACTAACTGAATCCAGTCAAATAGATGATCTTGAAACAACTAATAGCACACTGTCGCGTATAAGAGACTTCGGCCACAAAGTTGCACTTGATGATTTTGGTGCGGGTGCGGCTGGTATTCAGTACCTAAGGGTGCTGAAGGTTGATGTTGTGAAAATAGACGGTATTTACATTCGTAAAGGTATCGAAAACCAAGAAAATCGCTCTTTCCTTCGGTCAATGGCTGAGCTTTGTAACGGACTTGGCATCGAAACGGTTGGGGAGTGTGTTGAAAATGAAGAACAGCGCGATTTTTTGAGTGAGATCGGTATTACTTATGCTCAAGGTTGGCTTTACGGCAAGCCTCTGCCAGTGGATGAAGCGCTGAAAGCTATTCCTTCCCGATATACCTAA